From Candidatus Binatia bacterium, a single genomic window includes:
- a CDS encoding Rieske 2Fe-2S domain-containing protein, which yields MTRISLPPFPNGWFNICYSHEVAAGEVKAVHAIGRDFVVFRGEGGNAHVLDAYCSHLGAHLGVGGKVEGDGIRCPFHNWCWSGETGDCLDIPYAKRIPAKAKIGAPVMREQNGFIMIWHHAEAKAPEWTPEVIPETHSDDYYVHGRRQWELAAHPQELYENGFDVAHFGTLHGMNVRGVVYDTEGPICKLHLDFERDSVQSSAEGLATIRSFMFGPGLSLTRVSGLIDGVSVQSLTPLDPERMILTHNYYVRRDSNKEAVTGFFDYYAKDWELDMPLWNNKAFREKPNLAEGDGDISRFRRWYKQFYSTPVEVAF from the coding sequence ATGACTCGCATTTCCCTGCCCCCCTTCCCGAACGGCTGGTTCAACATCTGCTATTCGCACGAGGTCGCCGCCGGCGAGGTGAAGGCGGTCCACGCCATCGGGCGCGACTTCGTCGTGTTCCGCGGCGAAGGCGGCAACGCCCACGTGCTCGATGCGTACTGTTCCCATCTCGGGGCGCACCTCGGCGTCGGCGGGAAAGTCGAAGGCGACGGCATCCGCTGTCCGTTCCACAACTGGTGCTGGAGCGGCGAGACCGGCGACTGCCTCGACATCCCCTACGCCAAGCGCATTCCAGCCAAGGCGAAGATCGGCGCGCCGGTGATGCGCGAGCAGAACGGCTTCATCATGATCTGGCATCACGCCGAGGCGAAAGCGCCCGAGTGGACTCCCGAAGTGATCCCCGAGACGCACTCGGACGATTATTACGTGCACGGACGCCGCCAGTGGGAGCTCGCTGCGCACCCCCAGGAACTGTACGAGAACGGCTTCGACGTGGCGCACTTCGGCACGCTGCACGGCATGAACGTGCGCGGCGTCGTCTACGACACCGAAGGACCGATCTGCAAGCTCCACCTCGATTTCGAGCGCGACTCGGTGCAGTCGAGCGCGGAGGGCCTGGCGACGATCCGTTCGTTCATGTTCGGGCCCGGGCTTTCCCTGACCCGCGTCAGCGGCCTGATCGACGGTGTTTCGGTGCAGTCGCTGACCCCGCTCGATCCCGAGCGCATGATCCTGACGCACAACTATTACGTGCGCCGCGACTCGAACAAGGAAGCGGTCACCGGTTTCTTCGACTACTACGCGAAGGACTGGGAGCTGGACATGCCGCTGTGGAACAACAAGGCGTTTCGCGAGAAGCCCAACCTCGCCGAAGGCGACGGCGACATCTCGCGCTTCCGCCGCTGGTACAAGCAGTTCTACTCGACCCCCGTCGAAGTCGCGTTCTGA